The genomic stretch ctgggaacaccttggtgacctcccagtggagctggaggaggtggccgggcaCCGGGAAGTCTGGTCTTCcccactgagactgctgcccctgcgacccggaTAGAtgaaggaaaatggatggatggataatttgcagcagaaaaaaaaacccaaaactgcTTGCCCCATGTGGCCACACTAGACATCCCTTCAGTGGTACATCCAAAAAAGAGCAATGttcaaattgtaaaaatgtttatttttgaacaaatataatatacttacaaatataaataagactTCACTATGGATAAAAACTCTAAGACTAAGATAATTAAGGCAACACTTGGGAAAAGCACAGTACTCAAATACAAGAGTAAAGAAAGGTCATCAGAATACTGTAACGTTCTTTAAAGGTCCACAATAGTTCTGCAGTGTAGCATCCATCCCCCAGAGAAGCCCCTCCAACTGGCGAACTAGCTACTCTGAAGCTTATTTTGAACCAGAACATGTTCCAGTGTGTGAAAACATGTGCGTGTTTTAATGCTGGGAAACATGACAGTGGTTGTGGCCGTTGACTTGACTCACTATCTTACGGACATTGGTGGGAGAATATCAAGGAATTCACAGCAAATCTAAAATTTAAATCAGCAAAATGACTTTTGAAAAACAAGTCAATGTGAAAGTCGTCAGTCATCGGGGTCTGCAGGAGTTGGAGCTGAGGGAGATCCTCAGAAGCTTTGTTTTCAGCTGTCCTGGCTTCGCTTCGAGCAGCTGCACACCAGCGAATCCGGTCTTGTGACGCTCTGACACCTTCCTCTGGATCCTGCGGGGTGAGAGAAGATCGCGGTTCAGctgtttccaaaaacaaaatgtagtgAGCCTACACTGGCTCCCCAGGGGGACACGTTGCATGTTGTTTTTATAAGCTGGGATCTCCCATGTGGGACAAAAGTCATGACAATACTCACAGCATGCCTCGTTTTCTCTGGAGGGACTTTTGTGTTGCAGCAGAGAGAGAGCTCCTTCCTTTGGGACAGTGTGTATGTCCCATCTGGAAGAATATGGCATCAGTTGGCAGTGCTTTATGCATAGACCTACAATGTCAATCTCATTCCAATCATTCCAAACAGGAAAAACCGGGAACCGCTCATCACCaagccaataccatccctagtGAAGCggtggtggtggcagcatcattctgtgggaaaaaaattggGATTCGGGATGTACTGTAgaataacaaccctatacttacctttacactcacattacccGATGTAGTACATATAATGAAGAGAATGGGACTGGTGCTTGCATGTGTTTGAATAAATGTCTTCTGGACGTGTGGACGTGTGAAGTGACATCAAAGATTCAGAGTAGAATTTTAGCTGGAGAACTGTCACAACAGTACACCGTGTTATTAATGGGATTATGAtgattaatattgttattattgtgcttgtgctgaGATAATAAAAACCTGCCATAATTGTTGTTGACctcaatcaagtctggtgtgtgtACTACTAGTGACCCCTAGTGGCCAGTGCAGTACATCAACGTCCTCTAACCTCAAACtgcatttgtattttcattttagttcACCTAGTCAtcttcatgcttgaaaatgcttaattcggGCTAAGGCAATGAAAAATCTGCATGACATGCATGAATTCTTTTCTTTCAAACTGCAATTGCTTACCTGTCGTCGGCGCACTCTCTGCCTTGCCAGCTCCCTGTCCAAACTTATCAGCTGCATCCTTTCAGTCACTGACAGGCAGAAGAAAATGTTGTAGACCTCGTAACGTGCCACCCTCAACTGGAAGTGGGGAAATAGCAATGTGTCAGCGTACGTTGGGAGAAACTGCTGTCTCATTGCAGGAttttccatacattcattcatttgtggtgGCCTGCCATGAATATATTTGGTGCCATCTGTTCACCCTCGCtcacaaacacattataatgtcTGTGTAGCAACTCCATGCAGTGGAGGTCATCTACTTTAAGGACAAAAACGTACATTTGACTTGGGGCGAAAGGCCAAAATGCATTGACAAATACGCTGCTTGGaacctgtgggaaacactgcattGCAAGGGGCAGGTACAACACGTGACTGACTGGTTACCTGCAGAGCGACTCTCTGCTGCAGTAGACGGTCCTCTTTGCTACACACTTCACCTTTGGGATCATGCTGCTGGAAAGCCTGCAGAAATTGCTGCATGTCCTAAAAGATAAAGCACAATCCCAACTGACAGTCAACGACTGGATGAATAGGGAGAGAATCCCATGATGTGCATTTCGCCTCGTCTGCCGTTCAAATGGCAAACCGGGACGACAAGACGGCTGCAGCAGACTGTGGTGGGATCCAGTGAGTGACGGATGGGACAATATTGGCTTCACTCACCCCGATGGTGCGCACCAGCTGTGCCACTCGCTCCGTCCTGAGCAGCCTGCGCGTCAGGTAGCCTTTGATGGCAGCTAACAGCAGGGGGCGACAGTGCTCTAGGTGTGCGCTGGGAGGCTAATGAAGAGGAAAGGAGCGATGAGCAGGGTGAATCATCAAACCCTGAGGGGAATGCTAATTCCTTCAGTGACAAGTCATTAATTTCCCACAGACTCTCAAGGTCTTCTGCTGGCATCTGTTGGTGCATCCATTTGCGTGCACATGAGATGACAAAACAACTTGTTGATTCTTAGACCTTACTGgcttatatgtgtgtgttcattctTAAACAGTGACACAGATAAACAACAGCAGGTTGTTTCATACTAGTGGCAAATGTCATACCTGACACGGCTGAGAAAACGTCATCTTGTCCTCGAGATGAGAGCACAGGAAGGACGGACTCAGGACAAGGTGGTAACGCGCTGACAATGCCTGAGAAGGAAAAGCAGACAAGACGTGATTTCACAATGCATGTAGGTAAAAGGTTGGCCCATACTGAATTGGAAAGGACAGCAAGGGAGGGATGACACAGGGGTGGAGCACAGGAGAAGCAGAAGGACGACGGGGATGAAAGGTAGGAATACAGGCGGAGAGGACAGCAGGGCAGGACCGAGACAAAACAAAGAGAAGAGAGCCCATTAGCCGTGGCGCACGGCAGGACGATCTGGCACTTAACCACAGACGCTCATGAATTAAACAAACCATCCTTTCCTGTTCTGGGTCAATTCCCTGCTGCAGACTCCAGCCAGCTCAAGCTCTCGTCTCATCACAAACCCTTTTTCGTTTTACAGCTGACATCAACAATGTTGTTGTTAGGCATATATCAAATCAACCTGTGATAAATAGACCAGAACATGTACTACACATACAAGCTGGAGACTGAGGGGAGGATGCTAAAGAACAGCCCTTGAAGtacgtaaacacacacacgcagtggCCATGATACCAGCTACCATGATTCTTCGGGACGTGATGAAACATTTATGTCAGAACccctgcgttttttttttatcttgggTGGAAACAGAGTCTGGAGGTTTCTCGTAATGAGCAGATGTTTGTAGTGCGTCCACGAAGCACCTCAGGTAATGCAACATTGTGAGGGGTCCCGATGCCTTTCAAACCGTCTGCCTCAGGTTTCAAATGAAGCTACAGGAAAACACAGATTCTTCAGGTGTCTCTGGGTAGAGTTGCAAAACTAGGTGAAGTGGAGAATGTCTGAGCTGCAGGAATGACACCCTTACAACCCTGCAAGCGCAGCAGGTGATGTAACGCCATGCAAGACGTGGTCCATGAAGAGGGTAGGGTAACTGTTCTGCcatcatattttaaaaagaagacGAGTCACCTGGAGCAGCTCTTCCTGTTGTCTCCTGTGCTCTTCTTGCAGGGCTCTGACCTGCGCAGCATGGACTTGTCTCAGTTCTTCCTCACGACTGGCTCTCCATGGCGAGATAGCTGAAATCAATTCCAAGCATAttgttgatatatatatatatatatatatatatatatatcccagaCTATTGTTGCTAACTGGCAGTTAAAGTATGCAAATGTTGGATTGAGTTGGCTGGGTTTGGGTCGAAGGGGAGTGTGGAAGAGTCCTCTATGAGCGGAAAAAGTTACTTTCAAGGCTTCTCAGTAATATATAGACTTACAAAGACATGAAAAATGTCAGGAACCGCTCCATGGGCAGGAAGTTCAGGTGTGAAGCCTTAGACATACGAGGTGTGTCAAAAAGGTTTCAGGGTTTCTTTCAGGCTAGGGGCATCCTCCACTGTGCCGATCAGCCAGTAGGTCTACTGTGTACGCGCAAGTTCCTGGCTGGGAAGAACGACACTGTGCTGGAGCAACCTCCCTATTCACCCAACCTGGctgtgtgtcatttttttttcttcttgcccAAGGTCAAGATGGTCATCAAGGGGGTTTCAAGACATGGCTGACATCAAGATGGCCCTGACGACAAAGCCGCAAAGGATACTGGAAGAATCCTTCCAGGAGTACATGACGGACTCCAGCGGGATTGCTTTGAAAAGGAAAACTTTGTTTTAAGTAGCTTTGTAGCTTGGGTTTGAAGTACGCCTTTTGTGACAACAGTTctggaacttttctgacacacCTCATATTGAAAGTTGGACACTTTCcatgagaatgaatgaaaactggcTGTGTGTTCCTTTCAACTGCCACATTGGTGACCTTGACGTGATCCAATGTGTGACAGGAACACACAGTGTTGGTCTCGAGCAGAACTTTATTATTCTTCAACAGCTGGAGAACAGAATGACATGGATTGTCAAGATAAGGGAACTTCTATTTGACACCAACATCTGCACGTCCAAAACAGTCCACAAACCACTCCTCCAACCCAAGAGCTGCATGGTTGAGAGTGTTGTTATGCAGACTATGTGTctattaatattgttttaattagATATTGCAACATTTGTAAAACATTCTGGTCTTTTTCAGCAGATGCCCTTCCAGGCACATCCTTGGCCAGGAATCAAACCTATGTCCAGGTGAGTGGCGCATGACCCCACCAGGGATAAACCTCATTTTTACTATATTACACTGTACATGCGTTGCTCTTGAAGTGTGGGTCTTACCTGTGCAGCCAGGTTTACCCTCTGGGATGTCTTCACTGCCAGTGGGTGCAGCACTTCTGTCCATGTTCTTGTGCATGACCATCTGTTTGGATGACATACCCTCTGTCCCGACCACCCCCTCTGGGTTTAGTTGCTTCCCTTGAGCAAAGTCATTGCTGGAGCCCCGGTCAGATCCTGAAACCTCAAGGTCCCACATCCCAGACGGTGTGTCCACATCATATGATTGGTTGAGAGAGAGCAGGTGAATGGAGCCGTCACCTTCTTCGGTGGTGTCACTCTTTCTTTCCGTAGGCACGGAAGCACTCTGCCATAGTGTGGGATCCGATAGTGTACTTGTGAAAACATCACAAATTTGCATCCCCTGGGCTACAGAGTGACTGCATTTGGCTGGTGGCTGTCCTGAACTCTTGTGGAAGCCTTTTTCCTTGTTTCCCCCCACTGTGGTGAAATTGTTGACCAGAATGAGCTCAGAGAACGGAACGGCGTCTTTTCCTTTCTCCCACAGCACTGAAGAAACCACATTTCTGCAAAAGTCAAGGGACTGTCTGCTTGAAACCAATTGGTGCCTGTGGACTTTCTCTCCAGCGTGGTCCTCATCTGACCTATCCTCCCATTTTCCCTCAATGTCCAGGATAGAGGAGCCTAGATCGGATATAACTTCTTTTAAACTGAAGAGGCAAGACTCCAGTTGCTTTATGTGCTGTGAATCATCAGCAAGAACACTTGGTCCATCACTTTGCTGTCCCAGGCTCCCTTCTTCTTCAGCTTTGTGGCTTTCGCTAAAGCTTGAAGAAACCAGAGCTTTCCCCCTGAACTTGCCCGTTTCATCTGGACTTGACACTTGACTGGAAATAGGACTCTTGGAGAAATTGGGCACCGGGATGGAGTGATGATTTCCTTTTGCTTCAACAGTAATGGGAACGTTGGTTGTCTGATAATCTTGGGTTTGGCATCTTTCAATGGATAAAGGCCGTTGCTGAGGGAACAGGATCTGCTCAGGGACTCTTTCCAAATAGGAGTTTGCCTTTTTGCCAATCAACTCCTCCTGAAATAACTTTTCACTGGGCTTTTTGCAGGTAGCATtaactattttgttaaataagcATCTTCGCTCTTTAGGCCTCCTCCCCTCTGCACTTTTATAGCGAAACCCATCATTCTCCTTATCAGACAGGCTCTGCTCTTCCACTCTGG from Doryrhamphus excisus isolate RoL2022-K1 chromosome 1, RoL_Dexc_1.0, whole genome shotgun sequence encodes the following:
- the si:ch73-100l22.3 gene encoding uncharacterized protein si:ch73-100l22.3 isoform X1, with product MLFATKLQVNPMEDYDTFMLKRFSLLRKKEEEHKAPASSAICFYGRPILPPVLTEKRRRQMQQHRKAAHENAVSQKLKDNQKMAYVQTILHNVQLRNSPTLADLLQELKVDAESLCNSSECSADTVQETTRPRTRGGALVSSRVTPQQSNQERCPVEQREKQQVSQPCSFESVNHWSASSGYATHENMKNATVSESLDLMSVCLVGGNYTNDFFLHNTSNTIARMPDIISYPPIDGEELERSGLESSFGRDFIGRTDSSCSIIPQDSVTSDHFPGEKSANGRVDSAKSPGKFPEPSSLHKDEGQRSEKVIVAWKSCSSSDIPKSAQSPCIDCCPSTEQLIEHDPGKTAPADKQIPQAQSQPPHRPSLQDLLKKSQEYRRQQRMLRNQARNARIQERAHEQPRVEEQSLSDKENDGFRYKSAEGRRPKERRCLFNKIVNATCKKPSEKLFQEELIGKKANSYLERVPEQILFPQQRPLSIERCQTQDYQTTNVPITVEAKGNHHSIPVPNFSKSPISSQVSSPDETGKFRGKALVSSSFSESHKAEEEGSLGQQSDGPSVLADDSQHIKQLESCLFSLKEVISDLGSSILDIEGKWEDRSDEDHAGEKVHRHQLVSSRQSLDFCRNVVSSVLWEKGKDAVPFSELILVNNFTTVGGNKEKGFHKSSGQPPAKCSHSVAQGMQICDVFTSTLSDPTLWQSASVPTERKSDTTEEGDGSIHLLSLNQSYDVDTPSGMWDLEVSGSDRGSSNDFAQGKQLNPEGVVGTEGMSSKQMVMHKNMDRSAAPTGSEDIPEGKPGCTAISPWRASREEELRQVHAAQVRALQEEHRRQQEELLQALSARYHLVLSPSFLCSHLEDKMTFSQPCQPPSAHLEHCRPLLLAAIKGYLTRRLLRTERVAQLVRTIGDMQQFLQAFQQHDPKGEVCSKEDRLLQQRVALQLRVARYEVYNIFFCLSVTERMQLISLDRELARQRVRRRQMGHTHCPKGRSSLSAATQKSLQRKRGMLIQRKVSERHKTGFAGVQLLEAKPGQLKTKLLRISLSSNSCRPR
- the si:ch73-100l22.3 gene encoding uncharacterized protein si:ch73-100l22.3 isoform X2, producing MEDYDTFMLKRFSLLRKKEEEHKAPASSAICFYGRPILPPVLTEKRRRQMQQHRKAAHENAVSQKLKDNQKMAYVQTILHNVQLRNSPTLADLLQELKVDAESLCNSSECSADTVQETTRPRTRGGALVSSRVTPQQSNQERCPVEQREKQQVSQPCSFESVNHWSASSGYATHENMKNATVSESLDLMSVCLVGGNYTNDFFLHNTSNTIARMPDIISYPPIDGEELERSGLESSFGRDFIGRTDSSCSIIPQDSVTSDHFPGEKSANGRVDSAKSPGKFPEPSSLHKDEGQRSEKVIVAWKSCSSSDIPKSAQSPCIDCCPSTEQLIEHDPGKTAPADKQIPQAQSQPPHRPSLQDLLKKSQEYRRQQRMLRNQARNARIQERAHEQPRVEEQSLSDKENDGFRYKSAEGRRPKERRCLFNKIVNATCKKPSEKLFQEELIGKKANSYLERVPEQILFPQQRPLSIERCQTQDYQTTNVPITVEAKGNHHSIPVPNFSKSPISSQVSSPDETGKFRGKALVSSSFSESHKAEEEGSLGQQSDGPSVLADDSQHIKQLESCLFSLKEVISDLGSSILDIEGKWEDRSDEDHAGEKVHRHQLVSSRQSLDFCRNVVSSVLWEKGKDAVPFSELILVNNFTTVGGNKEKGFHKSSGQPPAKCSHSVAQGMQICDVFTSTLSDPTLWQSASVPTERKSDTTEEGDGSIHLLSLNQSYDVDTPSGMWDLEVSGSDRGSSNDFAQGKQLNPEGVVGTEGMSSKQMVMHKNMDRSAAPTGSEDIPEGKPGCTAISPWRASREEELRQVHAAQVRALQEEHRRQQEELLQALSARYHLVLSPSFLCSHLEDKMTFSQPCQPPSAHLEHCRPLLLAAIKGYLTRRLLRTERVAQLVRTIGDMQQFLQAFQQHDPKGEVCSKEDRLLQQRVALQLRVARYEVYNIFFCLSVTERMQLISLDRELARQRVRRRQMGHTHCPKGRSSLSAATQKSLQRKRGMLIQRKVSERHKTGFAGVQLLEAKPGQLKTKLLRISLSSNSCRPR
- the si:ch73-100l22.3 gene encoding uncharacterized protein si:ch73-100l22.3 isoform X3 → MLFATKLQVNPMEDYDTFMLKRFSLLRKKEEEHKAPASSAICFYGRPILPPVLRNSPTLADLLQELKVDAESLCNSSECSADTVQETTRPRTRGGALVSSRVTPQQSNQERCPVEQREKQQVSQPCSFESVNHWSASSGYATHENMKNATVSESLDLMSVCLVGGNYTNDFFLHNTSNTIARMPDIISYPPIDGEELERSGLESSFGRDFIGRTDSSCSIIPQDSVTSDHFPGEKSANGRVDSAKSPGKFPEPSSLHKDEGQRSEKVIVAWKSCSSSDIPKSAQSPCIDCCPSTEQLIEHDPGKTAPADKQIPQAQSQPPHRPSLQDLLKKSQEYRRQQRMLRNQARNARIQERAHEQPRVEEQSLSDKENDGFRYKSAEGRRPKERRCLFNKIVNATCKKPSEKLFQEELIGKKANSYLERVPEQILFPQQRPLSIERCQTQDYQTTNVPITVEAKGNHHSIPVPNFSKSPISSQVSSPDETGKFRGKALVSSSFSESHKAEEEGSLGQQSDGPSVLADDSQHIKQLESCLFSLKEVISDLGSSILDIEGKWEDRSDEDHAGEKVHRHQLVSSRQSLDFCRNVVSSVLWEKGKDAVPFSELILVNNFTTVGGNKEKGFHKSSGQPPAKCSHSVAQGMQICDVFTSTLSDPTLWQSASVPTERKSDTTEEGDGSIHLLSLNQSYDVDTPSGMWDLEVSGSDRGSSNDFAQGKQLNPEGVVGTEGMSSKQMVMHKNMDRSAAPTGSEDIPEGKPGCTAISPWRASREEELRQVHAAQVRALQEEHRRQQEELLQALSARYHLVLSPSFLCSHLEDKMTFSQPCQPPSAHLEHCRPLLLAAIKGYLTRRLLRTERVAQLVRTIGDMQQFLQAFQQHDPKGEVCSKEDRLLQQRVALQLRVARYEVYNIFFCLSVTERMQLISLDRELARQRVRRRQMGHTHCPKGRSSLSAATQKSLQRKRGMLIQRKVSERHKTGFAGVQLLEAKPGQLKTKLLRISLSSNSCRPR
- the si:ch73-100l22.3 gene encoding uncharacterized protein si:ch73-100l22.3 isoform X4 encodes the protein MEDYDTFMLKRFSLLRKKEEEHKAPASSAICFYGRPILPPVLRNSPTLADLLQELKVDAESLCNSSECSADTVQETTRPRTRGGALVSSRVTPQQSNQERCPVEQREKQQVSQPCSFESVNHWSASSGYATHENMKNATVSESLDLMSVCLVGGNYTNDFFLHNTSNTIARMPDIISYPPIDGEELERSGLESSFGRDFIGRTDSSCSIIPQDSVTSDHFPGEKSANGRVDSAKSPGKFPEPSSLHKDEGQRSEKVIVAWKSCSSSDIPKSAQSPCIDCCPSTEQLIEHDPGKTAPADKQIPQAQSQPPHRPSLQDLLKKSQEYRRQQRMLRNQARNARIQERAHEQPRVEEQSLSDKENDGFRYKSAEGRRPKERRCLFNKIVNATCKKPSEKLFQEELIGKKANSYLERVPEQILFPQQRPLSIERCQTQDYQTTNVPITVEAKGNHHSIPVPNFSKSPISSQVSSPDETGKFRGKALVSSSFSESHKAEEEGSLGQQSDGPSVLADDSQHIKQLESCLFSLKEVISDLGSSILDIEGKWEDRSDEDHAGEKVHRHQLVSSRQSLDFCRNVVSSVLWEKGKDAVPFSELILVNNFTTVGGNKEKGFHKSSGQPPAKCSHSVAQGMQICDVFTSTLSDPTLWQSASVPTERKSDTTEEGDGSIHLLSLNQSYDVDTPSGMWDLEVSGSDRGSSNDFAQGKQLNPEGVVGTEGMSSKQMVMHKNMDRSAAPTGSEDIPEGKPGCTAISPWRASREEELRQVHAAQVRALQEEHRRQQEELLQALSARYHLVLSPSFLCSHLEDKMTFSQPCQPPSAHLEHCRPLLLAAIKGYLTRRLLRTERVAQLVRTIGDMQQFLQAFQQHDPKGEVCSKEDRLLQQRVALQLRVARYEVYNIFFCLSVTERMQLISLDRELARQRVRRRQMGHTHCPKGRSSLSAATQKSLQRKRGMLIQRKVSERHKTGFAGVQLLEAKPGQLKTKLLRISLSSNSCRPR